One part of the Arabidopsis thaliana chromosome 1 sequence genome encodes these proteins:
- a CDS encoding WEAK CHLOROPLAST MOVEMENT UNDER BLUE LIGHT-like protein (DUF827), giving the protein MMDDDHKVSNDISLLPDLNFDSSSPFTSIEFDSSICDLLNLETGGDTPNLIPDHNPFFDSFDGLQEEEEDSHFVVEPESPKVYIAPRVMINHQDSFSLDSRNDEYIEDVKILPGSPGGIQDLGLSRLKVPGSPRAFVHPRSSGSPRFVSPTSPVLIDTAAPFESVKEAVSKFGGITDWKAHKIQTIERRKTVDQELEKIQEDMPDYKKQAVVAEEAKHQVVMELERTRNVVEELKLELEKAEKEEQQAKQDSDLAKLRVEEMEQGIAGEVSVAAKSQLEVAKARHLSAVSELGTIREEIEMVSNEYESLLTEKDLAAKKAEDSVLKAKDVEKQMEGLTMEVIATKQLLELAHATHLEAQEKKLDAAMARDQDVYNQEKELKMVEDEIKRFRQDIDAADDVKTKLKTASALQQDLRAEIAAYKDSNMGKRNNSDIQAAVDSARKELEEVISNIEKANSEVKTLKIIVGSLQSELAREKHDLSETRQRNREDTREEKCTEIAKKLQEASREAEEAKSLAIAAREELRKAKEESDEAKTGLSAVERQLMESKKEMEASRASEKLALAAIKALQETEYANKIEDISSSPKSIIISVEEYYELSKQAHEVEEAANRKLAEIVSKIEVAKEEESRILENLEEVSRETAIRKVELKEAMTKVEKARDGKVGMDHELRKWRSDNGNRSPEGGNKENLSKSKSALHQPTTFTFGEQASSSNVTPQASSSNVTPETETKKKKKRFSLLPKVFMFLSRKKSSNK; this is encoded by the exons ATGATGGATGATGATCATAAAGTTTCCAATGACATTAGTTTACTTCCTGATCTTAATTTCGATTCTTCCTCGCCTTTTACTAGTATCGAATTCGATTCATCGATTTGTGATCTCCTAAACTTGGAAACCGGTGGAGATACACCAAATCTTATACCTGACCATAATCCGTTTTTTGATTCTTTCGATGgacttcaagaagaagaagaagattcacattttgttgttgaacCAGAGTCTCCAAAGGTGTATATTGCACCAAGAGTCATGATAAACCATCAAGACTCGTTTTCGCTAGACTCTCGAAACGATGAATATATCGAAGATGTAAAGATATTGCCTGGCTCACCTGGAGGAATTCAAGATCTTGGTCTTTCACGTCTTAAAGTTCCTGGCTCACCAAGAGCTTTTGTGCATCCGAGATCATCTGGATCCCCGCGTTTCGTGTCACCGACAAGTCCTGTCTTGATCGATACCGCTGCACCGTTTGAATCGGTCAAGGAAGCGGTTTCTAAGTTTGGTGGAATCACAGATTGGAAAGCacataaaatccaaacaataGAG AGACGGAAGACGGTGGATCAAGAGCTTGAGAAGATACAAGAAGATATGCCTGACTACAAGAAACAAGCAGTTGTAGCGGAAGAAGCAAAGCATCAGGTGGTGATGGAGCTTGAGAGGACAAGGAATGTCGTCGAAGAGCTAAAACTGGAGCTAGAAAAGGctgaaaaagaagagcaaCAAGCGAAACAAGATTCTGATCTCGCGAAGCTGCGTGTGGAAGAAATGGAGCAAGGGATAGCTGGTGAGGTAAGTGTTGCAGCGAAATCGCAGCTCGAGGTGGCTAAAGCGAGGCATTTGTCAGCGGTGTCTGAGCTAGGAACCataagagaagagatagaaaTGGTGTCCAATGAGTATGAATCTCTTTTGACGGAGAAAGATTTGGCTGCTAAAAAAGCAGAGGACTCTGTTTTGAAAGCTAAAGATGTAGAGAAACAAATGGAGGGTTTGACTATGGAGGTCATTGCAACCAAGCAGTTATTGGAGTTAGCTCATGCGACTCATCTTGAAgctcaagaaaagaaactcGATGCAGCCATGGCTCGAGACCAGGACGTTTATAACCAGGAGAAGGAACTCAAAATGGTGGAAGATGAGATTAAGAGGTTTAGACAAGATATTGATGCGGCAGATgatgtcaaaacaaaactaaagactGCTTCTGCACTTCAACAAGATTTGAGAGCCGAGATAGCTGCTTACAAAGACTCAAACATGGGAAAGAGAAACAACAGTGACATACAAGCAGCGGTTGATTCTGCTAGGAAGGAGCTTGAAGAAGTTATATCCAACATAGAGAAAGCAAATTCCGAGGTGAAAACTTTGAAGATAATTGTCGGATCATTGCAGTCTGAACTCGCGAGAGAGAAGCATGATTTATCGGAAACAAgacagagaaacagagaagacaCAAGAGAGGAGAAATGCACAGAGATAGCTAAGAAGTTGCAAGAAGCTAGCAGGGAGGCAGAGGAGGCAAAGTCACTTGCGATAGCTGCTCGAGAGGAGCTAAGAAAGGCGAAGGAAGAGTCCGATGAAGCGAAAACAGGACTCTCTGCGGTAGAAAGACAGTTAATGGAGTCGAAAAAGGAAATGGAAGCTTCAAGAGCTTCTGAGAAGTTAGCTTTAGCTGCAATAAAAGCATTGCAAGAGACTGAATATGCTAACAAAATCGAAGACATTAGTAGTTCTCCAAAAAGCATAATAATTTCAGTGGAGGAATATTATGAGCTAAGCAAGCAAGCACATGAGGTAGAAGAGGCAGCTAATAGAAAACTAGCGGAGATCGTCTCCAAAATCGAGGTGGCTAAGGAAGAGGAATCAAGAATCTTGGAAAATCTAGAGGAAGTGAGTAGAGAAACAGCTATAAGAAAGGTAGAGCTAAAAGAAGCAATGACAAAAGTTGAGAAAGCTAGAGATGGGAAGGTTGGTATGGATCACGAGTTGCGAAAATGGAGGTCGGATAACGGGAATAGAAGCCCCGAGGGAGGAAATAAGGAGAACTTAAGCAAGTCTAAATCGGCTTTGCATCAACCAACAACGTTTACATTTGGTGAACAAGCAAGCAGTAGTAATGTGACCCCACAAGCAAGCAGTAGTAATGTGACTCctgaaactgaaacaaaaaagaaaaagaagaggttCTCTCTGTTACCAAAAGTCTTCATGTTCTTGTCAAGGAAGAAGTCATCCAACAAGTAA
- the RLP6 gene encoding receptor like protein 6 (receptor like protein 6 (RLP6); INVOLVED IN: signal transduction, defense response; LOCATED IN: membrane; EXPRESSED IN: leaf; CONTAINS InterPro DOMAIN/s: Leucine-rich repeat-containing N-terminal domain, type 2 (InterPro:IPR013210), Leucine-rich repeat (InterPro:IPR001611); BEST Arabidopsis thaliana protein match is: receptor like protein 7 (TAIR:AT1G47890.1); Has 122755 Blast hits to 32280 proteins in 1220 species: Archae - 51; Bacteria - 8781; Metazoa - 27217; Fungi - 1355; Plants - 75532; Viruses - 33; Other Eukaryotes - 9786 (source: NCBI BLink).), which translates to MTGLYSSMSFFLRTIVLLFSTSSFCNTFASLTQDSCHPDQRDALLEFKNEFKIWYPNGFLDIDGVLMDVTSYPKTKSWTKNSDCCYWDGITCDTKSGKVTGLDLSCSCLHGRLEPNSSLFRLQHLQSVNLAYNNFTNSPIPAEFSKFMRLERLNLSRSSFSGHISIKLLQLTNLVSLDLSSSFPYSPSSLSIEKPLFLHLLALNFMNLRELDMSSVDISSAIPIEFSYMWSLRSLTLKGCNLLGRFPNSVLLIPNLESISLDHNLNLEGSLPNFLRNNSLLKLSIYNTSFSGTIPNSISNLKHLTSLKLQQSAFSGRIPSSLRSLSHLSNLVLSENNFVGEIPSSVSNLKQLTLFDVSDNNLNGNFPSSLLNLNQLRYIDICSNHFTGFLPPTISQLSNLEFFSACDNSFTGSIPSSLFNISSLTTLGLSYNQLNDTTNIKNISLLHNLQRLLLDNNNFKASQVDLDVFLSLKRLVSLALSGIPLSTTNITSDSEFSSHLEYLELSGCNIIEFPEFIRNQRNLSSIDLSNNNIKGQVPNWLWRLPELSTVDLSNNSLIGFNGSLKALSGSKIVMLDLSSNAFQGPLFMPPRGIQYFLGSYNNFTGYIPPSICGLANPLILDLSNNNLHGLIPRCLEAQMSSLSVLNLRNNSLDGSLPNIFMNAKVLSSLDVSHNTLEGKLPASLAGCSALEILNVESNNINDTFPFWLNSLPKLQVLVLRSNNFRGTLHNVDGVWFGFPLLRITDVSHNDFVGTLPSDYFMNWTAISKSETELQYIGDPEDYGYYTSLVLMNKGVSMEMQRILTKYTVIDFAGNKIQGKIPESVGILKELHVLNLSSNAFTGHIPSSLANLTNLESLDISQNKIGGEIPPELGTLSSLEWINVSHNQLVGSIPQGTQFHRQNCSSYEGNPGIYGSSLKDVCGDIHAPRPPQAVLPHSSSSSSEEDELISWIAACLGFAPGMVFGLTMGYIMTSHKHEWFMDTFGRRKGRSTRTR; encoded by the coding sequence ATGACAGGCTTATACTCATCAATGAGCTTTTTTCTTCGTaccattgttcttcttttctccaCTTCAAGTTTTTGCAACACTTTTGCTTCTCTTACACAAGACTCATGCCATCCCGACCAAAGAGATGCGCTTCTCGAGTTCAAGAATGAATTCAAGATTTGGTATCCCAATGGTTTTCTTGATATTGATGGTGTTCTAATGGATGTTACCTCTTATCCGAAGACGAAATCATGGACAAAAAACAGTGATTGTTGCTATTGGGACGGTATCACTTGCGATACCAAGTCGGGCAAGGTGACCGGGCTAGACCTTAGTTGCAGCTGTCTTCATGGCCGGCTCGAACCTAATAGTAGTCTTTTTAGACTACAACATCTCCAAAGTGTGAACCTTGCTTACAACAATTTCACCAACTCTCCCATCCCAGCTGAGTTCAGCAAATTCATGAGGTTAGAAAGACTTAACCTCTCACGGTCTTCATTTTCAGGTCATATTTCAATCAAACTTCTTCAGCTAACCAATTTGGTGTCtcttgatctttcttcttcttttccgtATTCTCCAAGTTCTTTGTCCATTGAAAAACCATTATTTCTCCATCTACTTGCACTGAACTTCATGAACCTTAGAGAGCTAGATATGAGCTCCGTAGACATTTCTTCAGCAATCCCCATTGAGTTTTCATACATGTGGTCTCTAAGATCACTTACTCTTAAGGGCTGCAACCTCTTAGGAAGATTTCCAAACAGTGTTCTTCTCATACCAAACCTAGAATCCATTAGCTTGGACCACAATCTGAATCTAGAAGGCAGTCTTCCCAATTTTCTTAGAAACAACTCTTTGCTAAAGTTGAGCATTTACAACACTTCTTTTTCAGGTACTATACCTAACTCTATCAGCAACCTCAAACATTTGACTTCTTTAAAACTTCAACAATCCGCTTTCTCCGGGAGGATTCCATCTTCACTTCGGAGCCTTTCCCATCTCTCAAATCTTGTTCTTTCCGAAAACAATTTCGTTGGCGAAATCCCATCTTCAGTTAGTAATCTTAAACAACTTACCCTTTTCGATGTTTCAGATAACAACCTTAACGGAAACTTTCCATCCTCTCTGCTCAATTTGAACCAACTACGCTATATTGATATATGTTCCAATCATTTCACTGGTTTCCTTCCACCTACCATTAGCCAACTCTCCAACTTAGAGTTCTTTTCTGCCTGTGATAATTCTTTCACTGGATCTATCCCTTCATCTTTATTCAACATTTCTTCATTGACCACCCTTGGTTTGAGTTATAACCAACTCAATGACACCACCAATATAAAGAATATCTCTTTGTTACATAATCTACAAAGATTATTACTTGACAACAACAATTTCAAGGCAAGTCAAGTTGACTTAGATGTCTTCTTGTCTCTTAAGCGTCTAGTCTCATTAGCTCTCTCAGGAATCCCTCtttcaacaacaaacatcACTTCTGATTCAGAGTTTTCATCGCATTTGGAATACTTAGAATTGTCAGGCTGCAACATCATTGAGTTCCCTGAGTTtataagaaaccaaagaaatctATCTTCTATAGACCTTTCCAACAACAATATCAAAGGTCAAGTACCAAACTGGTTATGGAGACTACCAGAGTTGTCTACTGTGGATCTTTCGAACAACTCTCTCATCGGTTTCAACGGATCTTTAAAAGCTCTAAGTGGAAGTAAGATCGTGATGTTAGATCTTAGTTCCAATGCTTTTCAAGGACCACTCTTCATGCCACCCCGAGGCATCCAATATTTTCTTGGCTCTTACAATAACTTCACCGGATATATACCTCCCTCAATATGTGGACTAGCTAATCCACTTATCCTAGACCTATCAAACAACAATCTCCACGGCTTGATTCCTCGGTGTTTGGAGGCTCAGATGAGTTCTCTTTCAGTTCTGAATCTCCGTAACAATAGCCTCGATGGAAGTCTtcctaatatatttatgaacGCCAAGGTGTTAAGTTCACTTGACGTCAGTCACAACACTTTGGAGGGAAAGCTTCCCGCTTCTCTTGCCGGTTGCTCTGCTCTAGAGATTCTAAACGTGGAAAGCAACAATATCAACGATACTTTCCCGTTCTGGTTGAATTCTTTGCCGAAGCTACAAGTTCTTGTTCTCCGCTCTAATAACTTCCGTGGCACGTTACACAATGTTGATGgggtttggtttggatttCCTCTGTTACGAATCACTGATGTATCACACAACGACTTCGTCGGAACATTACCATCTGATTACTTCATGAATTGGACTGCGATCTCGAAGAGTGAAACAGAGCTGCAATACATTGGAGATCCTGAAGACTATGGCTACTACACTTCACTTGTCTTGATGAATAAAGGAGTATCAATGGAGATGCAACGTATCCTCACAAAATACACTGTCATTGATTTTGCTGGAAATAAGATCCAAGGAAAAATTCCAGAATCTGTTGGTATCTTGAAAGAACTTCATGTTCTTAATCTTTCGAGCAATGCTTTCACGGGCCACATCCCATCTTCTTTGGCAAACCTGACGAATCTGGAGTCACTAGACATATCCCAAAACAAGATTGGTGGTGAGATTCCTCCAGAACTCGggactctctcttctcttgagTGGATAAATGTTTCACATAATCAGCTAGTAGGTTCCATACCACAAGGCACACAGTTTCATCGACAGAATTGCTCCTCTTACGAGGGAAACCCCGGAATATACGGATCTTCTCTTAAGGATGTTTGTGGAGATATCCACGCGCCTAGACCACCACAAGCCGTACTGCctcattcatcatcatcatcatcagaagaagatgaattgaTAAGTTGGATAGCAGCATGTTTAGGTTTTGCACCTGGAATGGTATTTGGTCTTACGATGGGATACATAATGACTTCACACAAGCATGAGTGGTTCATGGATACTTTTGGCCGAAGAAAAGGCCGGAGCACGAGAACTCGTTAG